In Pseudoalteromonas tetraodonis, the genomic window TTTAATCTTAATATTAACGGCTTTAAAAGCAGGAGAAAACCATGGGGTTTGGTGGTATTAGTATTTGGCAGCTATTAATTGTACTTGCAATCATTGTACTTTTATTTGGTACCAAAAAGCTACGCGGTATCGGTGGTGATTTAGGCGGCGCAGTTAAAGGTTTTAAAAAAGCGATGTCGGATGAACAAAGCGCTGAAAAACAAGCCAGCGAAAATAAAACAGAACACATTGAAAAATCAGCAGAATCAACACCTATCGATTCAAGTACAACTAGCAAAACTAAAGACAACGACAAGGTTTAACCAGCATGGGAATGTGGGAGCTTGTTGTTGTATTTATTGTCGGTTTGGTGGTGCTTGGCCCTGAGCGTTTACCTGTCGCTATTAGAACTGTGAGCCGTTGGGTTAAAACAGCAAAAGCAATGGCCAATTCCGTAAAAGCGGAGGTGAGCGAGGAGCTTCGTGTGCATGAACTACACGAAAATCTAAAAAAAGCAGAGCAACAAGGTCTTAAAGATTTAAGTCCTGACCTACAAAACTCTGTTTCTGAGCTACAACAAGCGGCGCAATCAGTCACCCATAGTTATAAAAAAAGTCAAACGCCAGCATCAAATAGCCAACAAACAGATGACTCAAAGTGAACATAGCACTCTCTTTTTTTCATGCACTTAATACACGGTATAAAACACAATGACTGAGGAAGTAAAATCAGGGTTTGTCGCTCATTTAATTGAATTGCGCGACCGGCTAATTAAATCGTTATTAAGTATTTTAGTGATTTTTATTGGCTTAATTTACTTTGCAAACGATATTTATACCTTTGTAGCCGCTCCTTTAGTTGCTCATTTACCTAGTACAGCCACTATGATTGCAACGGATGTTACTGCACCGTTTTTTGCCCCTTTTAAGCTGACGTTGTTTGTTGCTTTATTTGCTGCCATTCCTTGGATTTTGCATCAAATTTGGGGGTTTATAGCCCCGGGTTTATATCAACATGAAAAGAAAATGCTGATGCCCATATTGGCTTCCAGTATTATCTTATTTTATAGTGGCATTGCTTTTTGTTACTTTGTGGTGCTACCTATAATTTTAGGGTTTTTCACCAGTGTAGGGCCGCAAATGATGACGCTTGCGCCCGATATAAGTAGTTATTTAGGCTTTGTGCTCAAGCTGTTTTTTGCTTTTGGGATCGCATTTGAAATCCCAGTTGCAATTATGTTGCTCTGCTGGAGCGGTGCAACAACCACACAAAGTCTAAAAGAAAAGCGTCCCTATATAGTGGTTGGCGTATTTGTAGTGGCAATGTTTTTAACGCCACCTGATGTGCTTTCACAAACCCTATTGGCACTACCTATGCTGCTTTTATTTGAGCTTGGTTTAATTTTAGCTAAATTTTATACCGCAAAACCACAACAAGAATCTAAGGAATAATATGAACAAGTATTTACTTTCTTTACTCGCTTTAGTCAGCGTACCGGTTGTAGCCGCTACTCCTATTAATGAGCAAGCTTTGCAAGCCTGTAGTTTTATTGAAAACGACTTTAATCGTTTACTCTGCTA contains:
- the tatB gene encoding Sec-independent protein translocase protein TatB; its protein translation is MGMWELVVVFIVGLVVLGPERLPVAIRTVSRWVKTAKAMANSVKAEVSEELRVHELHENLKKAEQQGLKDLSPDLQNSVSELQQAAQSVTHSYKKSQTPASNSQQTDDSK
- the tatA gene encoding Sec-independent protein translocase subunit TatA — protein: MGFGGISIWQLLIVLAIIVLLFGTKKLRGIGGDLGGAVKGFKKAMSDEQSAEKQASENKTEHIEKSAESTPIDSSTTSKTKDNDKV
- the tatC gene encoding twin-arginine translocase subunit TatC, whose amino-acid sequence is MTEEVKSGFVAHLIELRDRLIKSLLSILVIFIGLIYFANDIYTFVAAPLVAHLPSTATMIATDVTAPFFAPFKLTLFVALFAAIPWILHQIWGFIAPGLYQHEKKMLMPILASSIILFYSGIAFCYFVVLPIILGFFTSVGPQMMTLAPDISSYLGFVLKLFFAFGIAFEIPVAIMLLCWSGATTTQSLKEKRPYIVVGVFVVAMFLTPPDVLSQTLLALPMLLLFELGLILAKFYTAKPQQESKE